The Candidatus Latescibacterota bacterium genome includes a region encoding these proteins:
- a CDS encoding peptidylprolyl isomerase, with protein sequence MICSRTVAGWQERASFCFLLVTVMLCAGFGAVVGQDLQDEAAEVEEVSVAEDISIRITITLEKGGVIVLEMLSDDAPIAVDRILTLVRDGFYNGMKFHRVEGFLVQTGKKEHEYSQIEGEMFDQDLKHEAGMVGMARFPRSYDSASTQFYILKKRKPAFNGEYTLFAKVVEGMDVLDKIKKNDKIDSIVIVE encoded by the coding sequence ATGATATGCTCGCGGACCGTAGCGGGATGGCAGGAGAGAGCCAGTTTTTGTTTCCTGTTAGTGACAGTCATGTTATGCGCGGGGTTTGGCGCTGTAGTTGGCCAGGACCTTCAGGATGAGGCTGCCGAAGTAGAAGAAGTCTCTGTAGCCGAGGACATCTCTATCAGGATCACGATCACTCTTGAAAAAGGTGGGGTCATCGTATTGGAAATGCTTTCAGACGATGCGCCCATAGCCGTGGATAGGATCCTTACTCTTGTTCGAGACGGTTTTTACAACGGGATGAAATTCCACAGAGTAGAGGGATTTCTCGTTCAGACTGGCAAGAAAGAGCATGAATATTCACAGATCGAAGGCGAGATGTTCGATCAGGACCTCAAGCACGAAGCAGGTATGGTCGGCATGGCCAGATTTCCTCGCAGCTATGACAGCGCTTCGACGCAGTTTTACATCCTGAAAAAACGCAAACCGGCTTTCAATGGCGAATACACCTTGTTCGCAAAAGTAGTCGAGGGGATGGATGTGCTTGACAAGATCAAGAAAAATGACAAGATAGATTCTATTGTCATAGTCGAATAG
- a CDS encoding tetratricopeptide repeat protein — protein MKKMLFVSTALLLLFSMGCGPTAGSYGVMSNITPPADAVADSDEDFDNTMTPAEISYQSAQQFLNAGKYDEAISNLESAVSLNPSYIEAWSQLGSAYSTRKDYEKGISSYEKALELSPGDEGLISSIGYNYLHIENWEKAQEYFNMLLVKDENHYNANVNLAFIAQRQKKTEDAISYYEKALISKADDATTMGTLSGLYDKLGNKEKKFEYLTRAIEAEPENHAFKKQLGRAYFNDKSYEKAAPIYEELVTIYPDNADFHQRLGYSYSQSNREAEAPAELEKAIALTGGDDFTYAILAKIYNDNKNYNKALESSKNGLALNTGQQDAILYYQWGYALSKLNNFEEAIVKFEKVVNLKDPQWSKYAEKEIERQRALIKQREAKKEQELYE, from the coding sequence ATGAAAAAGATGTTGTTTGTCTCAACCGCTCTTCTCCTGTTATTCAGCATGGGGTGTGGGCCGACAGCCGGTAGTTACGGCGTCATGTCCAATATTACCCCTCCCGCGGACGCTGTTGCGGATTCTGATGAGGACTTCGACAATACCATGACTCCCGCCGAGATCTCTTATCAGTCGGCACAGCAGTTCCTTAACGCCGGGAAGTATGATGAAGCTATCAGTAACCTCGAGAGCGCTGTCTCTTTGAACCCTTCATATATAGAGGCATGGTCGCAGCTCGGTTCGGCATATTCGACCCGGAAGGATTACGAGAAGGGAATCTCGTCATATGAGAAAGCTCTTGAGCTCTCACCTGGTGATGAAGGCCTTATCAGTTCGATAGGCTATAATTATCTTCATATCGAGAACTGGGAGAAAGCACAGGAGTATTTCAATATGCTTCTGGTGAAGGACGAGAATCATTACAATGCCAATGTCAACCTGGCTTTTATAGCTCAGAGGCAGAAAAAGACCGAGGATGCCATCAGTTATTACGAAAAGGCGCTTATCTCCAAAGCAGATGACGCAACGACAATGGGAACGCTGTCTGGGCTGTATGACAAGCTGGGAAACAAGGAAAAGAAATTCGAGTACCTGACTCGTGCTATCGAAGCCGAGCCGGAGAATCACGCATTCAAAAAGCAGCTGGGCAGAGCATATTTCAACGATAAGAGTTATGAAAAAGCAGCGCCTATCTACGAGGAACTCGTGACCATTTATCCCGACAACGCTGATTTTCATCAGCGCCTGGGTTATTCCTATTCGCAGTCGAACAGGGAAGCGGAAGCTCCTGCAGAACTCGAGAAGGCCATTGCGCTGACCGGTGGAGACGATTTCACATATGCTATTCTGGCCAAGATATACAACGATAACAAGAATTACAATAAGGCCCTTGAATCGTCGAAAAATGGCCTTGCCCTGAACACCGGGCAGCAGGATGCTATTCTTTATTATCAGTGGGGATACGCTCTTTCGAAACTGAATAACTTTGAAGAGGCGATCGTCAAGTTCGAAAAGGTGGTCAACCTCAAGGATCCCCAGTGGTCGAAGTACGCGGAGAAGGAAATAGAGAGGCAGAGAGCACTCATCAAGCAGAGGGAAGCAAAGAAAGAGCAGGAGTTGTACGAGTAG
- a CDS encoding tetratricopeptide repeat protein, with the protein MPVPCTMKNPEALISIFLVVLNLATGALGQDVSGMTLAEELKGLEPGPRIAYTRHLIREGRDDAEVFFQLAVAYHESSLPDSAIRYYGEAVGRDPDHFKSYVNLGVLYDDRGDLHKAEKNFLAAVRVNPDDVLANSHLAFMIFQQKRYDRAWVFLSKALELAPDHPQPMFYLAIFFWENKMFREALREWEKVVDVAPGSYLADRARENIVLLQKALNDPVPTGDTKPIR; encoded by the coding sequence GTGCCCGTTCCCTGTACAATGAAAAATCCTGAAGCTTTAATATCGATATTTCTGGTTGTCCTGAACCTCGCGACCGGTGCGTTGGGGCAGGATGTCAGTGGAATGACCCTTGCCGAAGAGCTGAAGGGCCTCGAACCAGGCCCGAGAATAGCCTATACCCGGCATCTTATCAGGGAAGGCAGGGATGATGCGGAAGTGTTTTTCCAGCTCGCTGTGGCATACCATGAAAGCTCTCTTCCGGATTCAGCGATCAGGTATTATGGTGAGGCGGTCGGAAGGGATCCCGACCATTTCAAGTCATACGTGAATCTGGGTGTACTTTATGATGACAGAGGAGACCTTCACAAAGCAGAGAAGAATTTCCTGGCGGCTGTGCGTGTCAATCCTGACGATGTCCTGGCCAATTCACATCTTGCTTTTATGATCTTCCAGCAAAAACGTTATGACAGGGCCTGGGTTTTTCTTTCGAAGGCCCTGGAACTGGCGCCGGATCATCCTCAGCCGATGTTCTACCTCGCCATATTTTTCTGGGAGAACAAGATGTTCCGTGAGGCGCTGAGAGAATGGGAGAAGGTCGTCGATGTGGCTCCGGGGAGCTATCTGGCAGATAGGGCGAGAGAGAATATTGTCCTTTTGCAGAAAGCACTCAACGATCCGGTACCTACCGGGGACACAAAACCTATACGTTAA
- a CDS encoding class I SAM-dependent methyltransferase has translation MPGLMASFLFRIDRFFPRPRVEGRESPEAYSDWEHRTGRTLIGRCDEYLGDLAGKKILDIGCGLGGKTLVYAEAGGDVTGVDLDPVHCSGAADYALGSGCPLNVVCGDATLLPFSDSSFDIVIANDSMEHFHDPASALNELVRVVRPGSLVFLFFTPWRSPLGSHLYDQIKTPWCHILFSEKILEDMVGLAFEEEGREDPAEDAARVMDDYRIKNNRIDISGYRKIIQSAGTVVVEKEELIPPKFEFLRPLTRYPWIREFFTGTVVSFLRKK, from the coding sequence ATGCCTGGATTGATGGCGTCGTTTTTATTTCGTATAGACAGATTCTTTCCGAGACCCCGAGTGGAGGGGAGGGAATCGCCCGAGGCCTATTCGGATTGGGAACACAGGACCGGACGGACTCTGATTGGCAGATGTGATGAATATCTCGGAGATCTTGCGGGGAAGAAGATCCTCGATATCGGTTGCGGGCTCGGCGGGAAGACCCTGGTCTACGCCGAAGCCGGCGGAGATGTCACCGGCGTGGACCTCGATCCGGTCCACTGCTCGGGGGCAGCAGACTATGCCCTAGGCAGCGGGTGTCCGCTGAATGTCGTTTGCGGCGACGCGACTTTACTTCCCTTTTCCGACTCCTCTTTCGATATAGTCATCGCGAACGATTCGATGGAACATTTTCATGATCCCGCATCTGCTTTGAACGAACTTGTCAGGGTAGTCAGGCCTGGTAGCCTTGTATTCCTGTTTTTCACTCCGTGGAGGTCTCCGCTTGGCTCTCACCTCTATGACCAGATAAAAACGCCATGGTGCCATATCCTGTTTTCGGAGAAGATACTGGAAGATATGGTCGGCCTGGCTTTCGAGGAAGAGGGCAGAGAGGATCCAGCGGAGGATGCAGCGAGAGTGATGGATGATTACAGGATCAAGAACAACAGGATCGATATATCAGGATACAGGAAGATCATCCAGTCAGCCGGGACGGTAGTGGTCGAGAAGGAAGAACTGATCCCTCCAAAGTTCGAATTCCTCAGGCCTCTCACCCGTTATCCATGGATAAGGGAGTTTTTTACTGGAACGGTCGTATCATTTCTGCGTAAAAAGTGA
- a CDS encoding GNAT family N-acetyltransferase: MPEDRILTGTDIDRAGPLIRRLAGSTALAAGRGIDPDSPEGITLAADRLEHILKKGEVEAIGHVGPDGLNGLMLWSPLSWDTAVTGVDCARILLLGGEGCGSLCAFWKETALGRGIRYATARLPDSSSEYGRQCDALAGTGFSELEKIVYLKAECGEVEDVEGVDIAGPEDIGELREIARVSYSFDRFHADPVFDRQTADKVHEEWMRGSFEGRADAVLALRSAGGRPAGFCTVIIPGPDDPGAGWIDMLAVRPDERGHGLGARLVTGALDYLHDSGVDQAALCTQADNRPALALYEKLGFTRFLTAATWRFAR, translated from the coding sequence GACTGATATAGATCGAGCGGGGCCGTTGATCCGTCGACTTGCCGGATCGACGGCCCTTGCCGCTGGCAGGGGGATCGATCCCGATTCTCCTGAAGGAATCACTCTCGCTGCCGACCGGCTCGAGCATATTCTGAAAAAGGGAGAAGTAGAGGCGATCGGCCATGTGGGGCCTGATGGATTGAATGGCCTGATGCTTTGGTCTCCCCTGTCATGGGATACGGCAGTCACCGGTGTCGATTGTGCACGTATTCTCCTGCTCGGAGGCGAAGGGTGCGGGAGCCTTTGTGCGTTTTGGAAAGAGACTGCCCTCGGCAGGGGGATAAGGTACGCAACGGCAAGGTTGCCGGACTCTTCATCGGAGTATGGACGACAATGTGATGCTCTGGCAGGAACTGGATTCTCTGAACTGGAAAAGATAGTCTATCTGAAAGCCGAATGCGGGGAAGTAGAGGATGTCGAGGGCGTCGATATCGCCGGGCCTGAAGATATCGGAGAGCTCCGAGAGATCGCCCGTGTCTCATATTCGTTCGACAGATTTCATGCTGACCCTGTTTTTGACCGACAGACGGCGGATAAAGTGCATGAGGAGTGGATGAGGGGCAGCTTCGAGGGTAGAGCAGACGCCGTCCTGGCTTTGAGATCGGCAGGTGGCAGGCCTGCGGGGTTCTGCACGGTCATCATTCCGGGACCGGATGATCCAGGCGCTGGATGGATCGACATGCTCGCCGTCAGGCCCGATGAGAGAGGGCATGGACTTGGAGCAAGGCTGGTAACAGGGGCCCTTGACTATTTGCACGATTCTGGTGTCGATCAGGCGGCGCTCTGTACACAGGCTGACAACAGACCGGCTCTGGCCCTGTATGAAAAACTTGGATTTACGAGGTTTCTGACAGCTGCCACCTGGCGGTTCGCCAGATGA